One part of the Aurantibacillus circumpalustris genome encodes these proteins:
- a CDS encoding DUF7948 domain-containing protein — MKNIFSFTGRFIFHFLLVLASMFNVAYSKDGDKGLSQKKQKPNGTLNEMEQANNWLQNQAVEFLENKGQIMNSDNKPALDVLFKAEAPGVDIYVTKTGISYVFLKYGEIEKESKKDKDEEYYNEEENIKISYERIDLNLEGSKILTENIIKEDAGIAYYNYILEKGTTYSHVKKYKKITVRNVYPGIDWVLYNSSGTGFKYDFIVHPGADLSQIQMVYNSKKEIVLDDKGNLNIVGINGKIQEKAPYSYFSESKNKVESSFKLISSKKKSGRNQTNIGFDIPGVQTLTQTLIIDPQLVWATFYGGTSYEGTYAIDTDQLGNVFLCGYLGSNNFPVQSMGTYFQSTWSSGVGFVVKFNNTGTLLWSTYFGPAQVNYLATDNQGNVFLCGSSSSSLFPTVTANTYFQANTGGGTDAFISKFDNLGNCVWSTFYGGTSSDFATGVCTDITGNAFLIGTTNSANFPIQNSGSYFESSITGNNSGFIVKFDNSGNRLWATYLKGLTQPIGTTDIKGNVYITSSSSTLIPLYNPGGSSYFQGTISGTNDASILKFDNLGNQLWGTYYGGSAGTDQAKSLAADKFGNIFVCGVTTSTDFPVQNAGSYYQPTMTGPQYDVFILKFDSTSTRKWATYVGGSRNDYQSENDNLTIDTCGNVFLGFTTQSRNIPLQSACDGGMFDNSIDTSVSINYDNVYLARFSNSGDLLWSTYFGGDGRSFRTTLGADKFGNVFFSGEWNGVVNPATYPLVYPPSPTYTSGFMGYEDLYVAKFTNNLSVQSFSYGSICVNQTNPLPVLAPGFLSGGTFSASPGLTINPLTGQLTPSVSAIGTYTITYHMTPCYCPGAVLVKVGTSTVSLLAAPALSLSGKTSICLKESVTYTASGAPTYTWNTGAHSTTVNVIPTTTATIVYTVSSAGSSGCVSKKTITITVNKCTGLEDIEMNGIKILIYPNPNSGYFTISSNADIDLELTNELGQVVRQIRLSEKNERKSEIQNISPGVYFMKDKNSKQTSNYKIVVTN, encoded by the coding sequence ATGAAAAACATCTTCTCTTTTACAGGCCGTTTCATTTTTCATTTTTTGTTAGTGTTGGCTTCGATGTTCAATGTCGCTTATAGCAAAGACGGAGATAAAGGGCTCTCGCAAAAAAAGCAAAAGCCCAACGGCACGCTGAATGAAATGGAACAAGCCAATAATTGGCTCCAAAATCAAGCAGTAGAATTTTTGGAGAACAAAGGGCAGATAATGAACTCGGACAACAAACCAGCCTTAGACGTTCTTTTTAAAGCGGAAGCACCTGGAGTGGATATTTATGTTACTAAAACAGGAATTTCTTATGTTTTTTTGAAGTATGGAGAGATTGAAAAGGAAAGTAAAAAAGACAAGGATGAAGAATATTACAATGAAGAAGAGAACATTAAAATAAGTTATGAGCGCATCGATTTAAATTTAGAAGGCTCTAAGATCTTAACAGAAAACATTATTAAGGAAGACGCCGGCATTGCCTACTACAACTATATTTTGGAAAAAGGCACGACTTATTCTCATGTAAAAAAATACAAAAAAATTACGGTTAGAAATGTTTATCCTGGAATTGATTGGGTTCTCTATAATTCTAGCGGCACTGGATTTAAGTATGATTTTATTGTTCATCCGGGTGCGGATTTAAGCCAAATTCAAATGGTTTACAATAGCAAAAAGGAAATAGTGCTAGATGATAAAGGCAATTTAAACATCGTGGGTATAAATGGAAAAATACAGGAAAAAGCACCTTATAGTTATTTTTCTGAAAGCAAAAACAAAGTTGAAAGTAGTTTTAAATTAATATCGTCTAAAAAAAAATCAGGCAGGAACCAAACCAACATAGGTTTTGATATTCCAGGTGTTCAAACACTGACACAAACTTTAATTATTGATCCTCAATTAGTTTGGGCAACTTTTTACGGCGGCACAAGCTACGAAGGAACATACGCAATAGATACCGATCAATTAGGAAATGTTTTTTTGTGCGGTTATTTGGGCAGTAACAATTTTCCAGTGCAATCAATGGGTACGTATTTTCAATCAACATGGTCATCAGGCGTCGGATTTGTTGTGAAGTTTAATAATACTGGCACACTTTTATGGTCAACTTATTTTGGTCCGGCACAGGTTAACTATCTTGCTACAGATAATCAGGGAAATGTGTTTTTATGCGGGTCATCAAGTTCATCATTATTTCCAACGGTTACTGCGAACACTTATTTTCAAGCGAATACAGGTGGAGGTACAGATGCTTTTATTTCGAAATTTGATAATCTGGGAAACTGTGTGTGGTCTACTTTTTATGGTGGCACTAGCTCAGACTTTGCCACTGGTGTCTGCACAGATATTACTGGTAACGCATTTTTGATTGGAACCACAAATTCCGCAAATTTTCCTATTCAAAATTCAGGTAGCTATTTTGAGTCTTCAATAACTGGAAATAACAGTGGATTTATTGTAAAATTTGACAATTCTGGTAACCGTTTATGGGCAACGTATTTAAAAGGGCTTACTCAGCCTATAGGAACAACGGACATTAAGGGAAATGTTTACATAACAAGTTCAAGCAGCACTTTGATTCCATTGTACAATCCAGGAGGTTCTTCCTATTTTCAGGGAACTATTTCAGGCACAAACGATGCGAGTATACTCAAATTTGACAACCTAGGAAATCAACTTTGGGGAACCTATTATGGCGGTAGTGCAGGAACTGATCAGGCAAAAAGTTTGGCCGCGGATAAATTTGGGAACATTTTTGTTTGTGGCGTAACAACGTCAACCGATTTTCCTGTTCAAAACGCAGGATCATATTATCAGCCGACCATGACTGGCCCGCAGTACGATGTATTTATTTTAAAATTTGATAGTACTTCAACCAGAAAATGGGCGACCTATGTTGGCGGTAGCAGAAACGATTATCAGTCGGAAAACGATAATTTAACCATTGATACTTGTGGTAATGTGTTTCTAGGTTTTACAACACAGTCCCGTAATATACCTCTTCAATCTGCCTGTGATGGAGGTATGTTTGATAATAGTATCGACACATCAGTAAGTATAAATTATGATAATGTTTATTTGGCGCGTTTTTCGAATAGCGGAGACCTTTTATGGTCAACCTATTTTGGTGGTGATGGCCGAAGTTTTAGAACAACGTTAGGAGCAGATAAATTTGGCAATGTGTTTTTCAGCGGAGAATGGAACGGGGTTGTTAATCCGGCAACGTATCCTTTGGTGTATCCTCCAAGTCCAACATACACATCTGGATTTATGGGATATGAAGATTTATACGTTGCTAAATTTACAAATAACCTTAGTGTCCAGAGTTTTTCGTATGGAAGCATTTGTGTAAACCAAACAAATCCATTACCTGTTTTAGCGCCTGGTTTTTTGAGCGGAGGAACGTTTAGCGCTTCCCCGGGTTTAACTATAAATCCGCTTACCGGACAATTAACGCCTTCTGTTTCTGCCATAGGGACTTATACAATTACCTATCATATGACGCCTTGCTATTGCCCTGGCGCAGTTTTGGTTAAAGTAGGAACGAGCACGGTTTCTTTATTAGCTGCTCCTGCGCTTAGCCTGTCAGGTAAAACAAGTATTTGTTTAAAAGAAAGTGTAACGTATACAGCCAGTGGTGCCCCAACATATACTTGGAACACCGGCGCACACAGCACTACTGTGAATGTTATTCCAACTACCACTGCCACTATTGTTTATACAGTGAGCAGTGCTGGCAGTAGCGGCTGCGTCTCCAAAAAAACAATCACCATAACAGTAAATAAATGTACAGGATTAGAAGACATTGAAATGAACGGTATTAAAATTTTAATTTATCCAAATCCGAATTCAGGGTATTTTACAATTTCATCAAATGCTGATATCGATTTAGAACTTACAAATGAATTAGGCCAAGTAGTAAGACAAATAAGGTTGTCAGAAAAAAACGAAAGAAAATCTGAAATTCAGAATATATCGCCAGGGGTTTATTTTATGAAAGATAAAAACTCAAAACAAACAAGTAATTACAAAATTGTAGTAACGAATTAA
- a CDS encoding isoprenyl transferase yields the protein MDLRDSIDKNNIPKHIAIIMDGNGRWAKQHGEDRIFGHHEGVNSVREIVEACGEVGVKYLTLYAFSTENWNRPKEEVDALMELLVSTISLEAQNLHKKGVRMQVIGDTASLPASCQKELQESIDLTANNTTVTLILALSYSSKWEITEAVKKIAAQVEKGELKINEITSRLLDENMNTKDFPDPELMIRTSGENRISNFLLWQLAYAEFYFTEVLWPDFRKQEFYKAIISYQNRERRFGKTSEQISNN from the coding sequence ATGGATTTAAGAGATTCTATTGATAAAAACAACATACCAAAGCATATTGCCATCATAATGGATGGGAACGGGCGCTGGGCAAAACAACATGGAGAAGACCGCATTTTTGGTCACCATGAGGGCGTAAATTCTGTTCGAGAGATTGTTGAAGCTTGTGGTGAGGTAGGTGTGAAATATTTAACGCTTTATGCTTTTAGTACAGAAAACTGGAATCGTCCAAAAGAAGAGGTGGATGCATTGATGGAACTTTTGGTTTCAACAATTAGCTTGGAAGCCCAAAATCTTCACAAAAAAGGTGTGAGGATGCAGGTTATAGGTGATACAGCAAGTTTACCTGCTTCCTGTCAAAAAGAATTACAAGAATCTATTGATCTTACCGCAAACAATACCACCGTTACACTCATTTTAGCATTGAGTTACTCAAGCAAGTGGGAAATAACCGAAGCAGTGAAAAAAATTGCCGCACAAGTTGAAAAAGGAGAGTTAAAAATAAACGAGATTACCTCACGTTTATTAGATGAGAACATGAACACCAAAGATTTTCCTGATCCCGAATTAATGATTAGAACGAGTGGCGAAAACAGGATTAGCAATTTTTTACTTTGGCAACTGGCTTACGCAGAGTTTTATTTTACGGAGGTTCTTTGGCCTGACTTCAGAAAACAAGAATTTTATAAAGCGATTATATCTTATCAAAATCGGGAACGCCGTTTTGGTAAAACCAGCGAACAAATATCTAACAACTAA
- a CDS encoding YybH family protein produces MSKLIFTFCCLFFTTKIVSQKQYTEVIALMKIQEECWNRGDIHGFMNYYWKSDSLKFIGSKGITYGWQRTLDNYLKSYPDKATMGILKFTIKEATQLSPTSIYVIGQWELEKEKPVGGYFTLLWKKIKDKWVIVADHTS; encoded by the coding sequence ATGTCAAAACTAATTTTTACGTTTTGTTGTTTGTTTTTTACAACAAAAATTGTTTCGCAAAAACAGTATACCGAGGTTATCGCTCTCATGAAAATTCAAGAGGAGTGTTGGAACAGGGGTGACATACATGGTTTTATGAATTATTATTGGAAAAGTGATAGCCTTAAATTTATTGGAAGCAAAGGGATAACCTATGGCTGGCAGAGAACGTTGGACAACTATCTTAAATCGTATCCTGATAAAGCAACTATGGGAATTTTAAAATTTACCATTAAAGAAGCAACGCAACTTTCTCCTACAAGTATTTATGTGATCGGACAATGGGAATTAGAAAAGGAGAAACCTGTTGGTGGTTATTTCACTTTGCTTTGGAAAAAAATAAAAGACAAGTGGGTGATTGTTGCGGATCATACGAGTTAA
- a CDS encoding DUF1653 domain-containing protein: MEKGLYKHYKGKIYEVIGVAKHSETLEEMVVYRAMYQEEGKNLWVRPRIMFQEKIIIDGIEMPRFSKL, from the coding sequence ATGGAAAAGGGTTTGTACAAACATTATAAAGGTAAAATTTACGAAGTTATTGGTGTTGCGAAACACAGCGAAACGCTTGAAGAAATGGTTGTATACAGAGCAATGTACCAAGAAGAGGGTAAAAATCTTTGGGTGCGACCAAGAATAATGTTTCAGGAAAAGATAATTATTGATGGTATTGAAATGCCTAGGTTTTCCAAATTATAA